CCATTGATATCAGCAAGCCTATGTCGTTGGAAGCAACGGGACAAAATGTGATGTTGAATGTTTTGATTCCATTTGAAGATATTAATAAAGTAAAATCTGTTGAGGGTATAGAATACTTTATCAACAATCCTTTCTACAAAACATTCGGAGTTGCTTTGAATTGTACGAACCATTGTTCCATAGCGTATATTGCCCCAAGAGCAAACATAAAAGCGTTAGCACTCACTAACATTGATACCAACCCAGAGTCAGACTTCACAAAAGCAACAAGTTTAGCAGCTTTAGACTTTACGCACAACAATACAGTTCAGCACTTAGATTTTTCACAAACATTAATCGGAAACCAAAAGGCAGAGGCCTTTGATGTGTTCTTTACAAACATTTTAGGTTTGCAAGATTGTAAGAACTTACAAGATGTGAAAATTCGGAATTCGGGTGAAGGAATATTAAATAGCATTAGTCTTATTGACTTGCCTAAGTTGAAACAGATTGATTTAAGCTTTGTAAAAGGCCTTCAAGACCTCATGTTACTCCGTCTTCCAAATTGCAAAATAACTTATCCTGCCACCTTAAAGTATTATTATGATGGTGGTGCTAACGAGTTGGTAGACCTGTCTGAAACGAATACTATTAGTTTAACGCTATCAGAAGATGTCTACAAAAAAGACGAGACAAAGGCTTTTATAACGAAATATAATAAATACCTCGGTGATGGTTATGCTTGGAATAGCGAATACAAACCCTATAAATGGAAATAAACAGTTTTAATTTTCAGATTAACTTATCATGCAAAAAAGAATATTTTCGTTGTTGATGCTACTATGGTGCATCGTTTCATCAAATAGTGTTTACGCTGCTAATGAGTTCCATGTTGGAGACAGGGTAGCTTATTCCGGCACACTGACTCGCGTTTATATGAATGGAGAAAAAGCCTCTGGGCAAGCTGTAACGGCATTTGTAACAAAGACGTCAGACCAAACCTACACCATAGAACTTCAAGAATTCAAAGCTGGCAAGATGCCGGGGACTATCCTGGTAATAGCAGAAGATGTCAGCGTTTCTGCAGACGGCTCGTTTAACATGCCGTCAATGCAGAATATTATTATATTGAAATTATTTGGTTTTTCTAAAGCCAAAAGTTCTTTCAACGCAGATCTTTCAGGGACAATCACCTCCGATGGCCAGTTGACTTTCACCGTTACATCGGTGAATGCAAAATATTTTGGAATTCCTTTCAAGGCAATTGTTACTTTCAAGGGACACCAATAAAATAATAGTTTGCGGCATTGCATGCTACGATGCTTTGTCGCAAATTTCGAATTTAGTAGTATTCTATTCAATGGTTTAATCATGATATATTCATATTTTCGCAGGACTCCGCTGTTTATTCTATCTTTCTTATGTATTTTCCTCACCATTTCTTGCAGTTCAGATGAGGAACTGAAAAGGGCCGATGCCGACATTAAGTTGGTGAACGAGGCTAAATCTTTTCTTCAAGGAGATATTGTCCTTAACACCCATGCTACTATGGGTGGTGTTAACAAGACTTTACTTCCAACAGGATGCCCCACTAAATTCAACTTTACCTGGAGTAAAACAGCCCCACAAAGCTTTACAATTTCGCTGTTAAACTTTACTGTTGGTAAGATGGGAATGATTATAAACTTCAACTGTGAGGTAAAAGCGATGCAGCTTAATTCTTGGGAAAAGAACGAATACAAAGGAGAAGGATGGATTAAGTTTTATGGCGAGAATGGCTCTGTATCAGGAACAGACAATGAAGGTGTACCCTCTAAAGCAATGGGAAGTACCGTAAAAGGATATTATAATGTAATGAGTCATCAAATAAACTTCATCGTTAACTACAACATGATGAATGTGCGTTCGGAGTGTTTCCTGCAAACCATTGATAAAAATCGCATCAAAACATACGATGAAGACTTTAAGAAATATGAAGAAGATTTGAAGAAATACAAGGAGGAACATGGTCTGTAGTGACCACATCTCTACATAATGACATGAAAGAAATGTGGGTAATGCATGTATTATCCACATTTCTTTTTGTATAGAAAAAGTGCACATGAGAAGAAAAAAACTATTCCTTACACTGCTTTTTTGCTTCAGCTTCATGACTTTATGGGCTCAGCAGCAAGTAAAATTCAAAGTAGAGGAACAAGGAACACAGCAACCTTTGGTAGGTGTTTATATCTCGCTTACATCCAAAAACAGCACTAAAGCAGAATTTAATGCCGTGACCGATGTTACAGGAGAAGCCGTTTTCAACATTGAAAGGCGAGGTACTTACCACTATCAGACTACAGCTGTAGGCTATATTTCTGTTTCTGGAGATATACAACTGCCTCAGAACACTACAATAAATATTGTGATGCGGGAGGATGTTATGCACCTGAATGATGTTGTTGTAACAGGTTCCCGCACCGAACGCCCTATAAAACTGTCGGCTGTTACTACGCAAGTGCTGGGTGGAAAAGCCTTAGTGGATGCCGGATACAGCGACCTTCAGCATGCACTTCAACAGGAAACACCCGGTATGAACATCCAGAAAGTAGGCTTTGGCAATGAAATATCCATGCAAGGATTAGATGCCCGACACGTGCTTTTCCTACAAGATGGTGAACGAATGACGGGAGAAATGGCGGGGAACCTTGACTATGAGCGTTTTAACCTGCACGCTATAGACCGCATAGAGATTGTAAAAGGTGCCAGCAGTACGCTCTATGGGAGTCGTGCTTCAGGTGCAGTGATCAACCTTATCTCCAAGAAAGCCACGAAGCCGATAGACATTC
The nucleotide sequence above comes from Segatella oris. Encoded proteins:
- a CDS encoding DUF4903 family protein; the encoded protein is MIYSYFRRTPLFILSFLCIFLTISCSSDEELKRADADIKLVNEAKSFLQGDIVLNTHATMGGVNKTLLPTGCPTKFNFTWSKTAPQSFTISLLNFTVGKMGMIINFNCEVKAMQLNSWEKNEYKGEGWIKFYGENGSVSGTDNEGVPSKAMGSTVKGYYNVMSHQINFIVNYNMMNVRSECFLQTIDKNRIKTYDEDFKKYEEDLKKYKEEHGL
- a CDS encoding calycin-like domain-containing protein is translated as MQKRIFSLLMLLWCIVSSNSVYAANEFHVGDRVAYSGTLTRVYMNGEKASGQAVTAFVTKTSDQTYTIELQEFKAGKMPGTILVIAEDVSVSADGSFNMPSMQNIIILKLFGFSKAKSSFNADLSGTITSDGQLTFTVTSVNAKYFGIPFKAIVTFKGHQ